Proteins from a single region of Candidatus Binatia bacterium:
- the tdh gene encoding L-threonine 3-dehydrogenase yields the protein MKYRAVMASSMRALVKPGPEPGFVLTDVPVPSIGPTDVLVRVEKAGLCGTDLHIYNWDSWARQRIKPPRVIGHEFMGTVAAVGDAVRSVRVGERVSAEGHIVDLTCLLCRTGQAHICEHVEIIGVDRDGAFAEYVAIPEYNVWRLDPAIPDVYAAIFDPLGNAVHTVMAAGVSVKSVAITGVGSIGLMAVAVARAAGATAVYAIDVNPAKLELAQRLGADATFLATQPGLVTEIRERTRGDGVDVLLEMSGNAAAIDQGLQLLRNGGTAALLGIPSGDVSLNLAERIIFKGLTVLGINGRRMFETWYQTEALVKSGRVDPRAIITHVLPYDQFQHAFELTDKGEAAKIVLDFKGDVAK from the coding sequence GTGAAATACCGCGCCGTCATGGCTTCCTCGATGCGCGCGCTCGTCAAGCCGGGTCCCGAGCCCGGCTTTGTGTTGACCGATGTGCCGGTACCGTCGATCGGGCCCACTGACGTCCTAGTCCGCGTCGAAAAGGCGGGGCTCTGCGGCACGGATCTTCACATTTACAACTGGGACAGCTGGGCGCGGCAACGGATTAAGCCACCGCGAGTCATCGGGCATGAGTTCATGGGAACCGTCGCGGCCGTCGGCGACGCCGTGCGCTCCGTGCGTGTGGGCGAGCGCGTGTCTGCCGAAGGTCACATAGTGGACCTGACGTGTCTGCTCTGCCGCACCGGACAGGCGCATATCTGCGAACACGTCGAGATCATCGGCGTGGACCGTGACGGCGCTTTCGCGGAGTACGTCGCCATTCCCGAGTACAACGTGTGGCGTCTCGATCCCGCGATTCCCGACGTGTATGCCGCGATCTTCGATCCGCTCGGCAACGCCGTCCACACCGTGATGGCCGCAGGCGTCAGCGTCAAGAGTGTGGCGATCACCGGTGTGGGCTCGATCGGGCTGATGGCCGTCGCGGTGGCGCGCGCAGCCGGCGCCACGGCCGTTTACGCGATCGACGTAAATCCGGCCAAGCTCGAGCTCGCCCAGCGCCTCGGCGCCGACGCGACGTTTCTGGCGACGCAGCCTGGACTCGTCACGGAGATTCGCGAGCGAACCCGCGGCGACGGCGTGGACGTGCTGCTCGAGATGTCCGGCAACGCCGCAGCGATCGATCAGGGTTTGCAGCTGCTGCGTAACGGAGGAACCGCCGCGCTTCTCGGCATTCCGTCAGGCGACGTGAGTCTGAATCTCGCCGAGCGAATCATCTTCAAGGGCCTCACGGTGCTCGGCATCAACGGCCGGCGCATGTTCGAGACGTGGTACCAGACGGAAGCGCTCGTCAAGAGCGGGCGAGTGGACCCGCGGGCGATCATCACCCACGTGTTACCGTACGATCAGTTCC
- a CDS encoding sulfate ABC transporter ATP-binding protein produces the protein MSIAVKNITKRFGNFTALDRVDLEIPSGRLVALLGPSGSGKTTLLRIIAGLEIADSGIVQFDGEDFSKRTARERRVGFVFQHYALFRHMTVFENIAFGLRVRPRRTRPSAQRIRERVSELLELIALRNQAGRYPSQLSGGQRQRVALARALAVEPSVLLLDEPFGALDAKVRLELRRWLRQLHDEVGVTSVFVTHDQEEALEVSDQVAVMNGGRIEQVGSPDEVYHHPASSFVYNFLGNVNLFHGRIENGTPQINPEATGHLVFVRPHALDVARQPQGANYFRAITKHINAAGPVVKVEAVTEWGAPVRVEMAPERFRALALRSGEEVFITPRDLAVFTTDQQAV, from the coding sequence ATGAGCATTGCGGTCAAGAACATCACGAAGCGCTTTGGAAACTTCACGGCTCTCGATCGCGTTGACCTGGAGATCCCGAGCGGGCGGCTCGTCGCCCTCCTCGGCCCATCGGGCTCGGGCAAGACGACGCTGCTACGCATCATCGCGGGGCTGGAGATCGCGGACTCCGGCATCGTGCAGTTCGACGGCGAGGATTTCAGCAAGCGCACCGCGCGCGAGCGGCGAGTCGGCTTCGTGTTTCAGCACTACGCACTTTTCCGTCACATGACCGTCTTCGAGAACATCGCGTTTGGTCTGCGTGTCCGCCCGCGGCGCACGCGCCCAAGTGCGCAGCGTATTCGCGAGCGCGTCTCGGAGCTGCTCGAGCTGATCGCCCTGCGGAACCAGGCCGGGCGCTATCCGTCGCAGCTCTCCGGCGGCCAGCGTCAGCGCGTGGCGCTGGCACGCGCGCTCGCGGTCGAGCCGAGCGTGCTGCTGCTGGACGAGCCCTTTGGCGCGCTCGACGCAAAGGTTCGCTTGGAGTTGCGCCGGTGGCTGCGTCAGCTGCACGACGAGGTCGGGGTCACCAGCGTCTTCGTGACGCACGATCAAGAGGAAGCGCTCGAGGTCTCCGATCAGGTCGCCGTGATGAACGGCGGGAGAATCGAGCAGGTCGGGAGCCCGGACGAGGTCTATCATCACCCGGCGAGCTCGTTCGTCTACAACTTCTTGGGAAACGTCAACCTCTTCCACGGGCGCATCGAGAACGGAACGCCGCAGATCAACCCGGAGGCGACCGGTCACCTCGTCTTCGTGCGCCCACACGCGTTGGACGTCGCGCGTCAGCCGCAGGGCGCCAACTATTTCCGTGCGATTACGAAGCATATCAATGCGGCGGGGCCGGTCGTGAAGGTCGAGGCGGTGACGGAGTGGGGCGCGCCTGTTCGGGTCGAGATGGCGCCGGAGCGTTTCCGCGCCCTCGCGCTACGAAGCGGCGAGGAAGTCTTCATCACGCCGCGGGATCTCGCGGTCTTTACGACGGACCAGCAAGCGGTCTAG
- the cysW gene encoding sulfate ABC transporter permease subunit CysW has product MVGTIPLGRAPAVGESATVRRALIVATVVFLGAFLLSPLAIIFTAAFGQGIAAYFASFRDSDSLAAIRLTLLAVAIAVPANLVFGVCAAWAIGKFEFFGKTLLIALIDLPFSVSPVVAGLVYVLLFGAQGVMGPWLTAHDVHVIFAVPGIVLVTIFVTFPFIARELLPLMAAQGNDEEEAALTLGAGGWQTFLKVTLPNVKWALLYGVILCNARAMGEFGAVSVVSGHIRGLTNTMPLQIEVLYNDYQFVPAFAVASLLTLLALATLIIKSFVEWRVGTRGGHVA; this is encoded by the coding sequence ATGGTAGGGACGATTCCGCTCGGGCGGGCGCCCGCCGTCGGCGAATCGGCGACCGTGCGCCGCGCGCTGATCGTGGCGACCGTGGTCTTTCTCGGGGCGTTCCTGCTGTCGCCGCTCGCCATCATCTTCACCGCCGCTTTTGGTCAGGGAATCGCGGCGTACTTCGCGAGTTTCCGTGACTCCGACAGCCTGGCGGCGATTCGGCTGACGCTCCTGGCGGTCGCGATTGCCGTTCCGGCGAACCTCGTCTTCGGCGTATGCGCCGCGTGGGCGATCGGTAAGTTCGAGTTCTTCGGCAAGACGCTCTTGATCGCGCTGATCGACCTGCCGTTCTCGGTCTCGCCCGTCGTGGCCGGCCTGGTCTACGTGCTCCTCTTCGGCGCCCAGGGCGTCATGGGCCCGTGGTTGACGGCGCACGACGTCCACGTCATTTTCGCGGTTCCGGGCATCGTCCTCGTCACGATCTTCGTAACGTTTCCGTTCATCGCCCGAGAGCTGCTTCCGCTGATGGCGGCGCAGGGGAACGACGAGGAGGAAGCCGCGCTGACCCTTGGTGCCGGCGGCTGGCAGACGTTCTTGAAAGTAACGCTGCCGAACGTCAAGTGGGCGCTGCTCTACGGTGTGATTCTGTGCAACGCTCGCGCGATGGGCGAGTTTGGGGCGGTCAGCGTCGTCTCCGGGCATATCCGCGGCCTCACGAATACGATGCCTTTACAAATCGAAGTTCTCTACAACGACTATCAATTCGTTCCGGCATTCGCCGTCGCCTCGCTCTTGACACTCCTGGCACTCGCAACGCTGATCATCAAGAGTTTCGTCGAATGGCGCGTCGGCACGCGCGGAGGCCACGTGGCATGA
- the cysT gene encoding sulfate ABC transporter permease subunit CysT, producing MLRALSARRQSIIPGFGLTLGFTILYLSLIVLIPLSATFVETSKLGWHEFWRAVLTPRALAAYGLSFGAALIAAALNFAFGTLVAWVLVRYSFPFKRILDALVDLPFALPTAVAGIALTTLYAPNGWFGSPLASAGVHVAFTRLGVVVALTFVGLPFVVRTVQPVLEDLDKELEEAAASLGADRWQTFARVLYPGIFPAALTGFALAFARGVGEYGSVIFIAGNMPMRTEIAPLLIVTKLEEYDYSGATAIAVVMLIVSFVFLLAINMMQRWSTRREGRETVAAPSLRPLIEAP from the coding sequence ATGTTGCGAGCGCTCTCCGCCCGGCGCCAGAGCATCATCCCGGGCTTCGGGTTGACTCTAGGCTTCACGATTCTCTACCTATCGCTGATCGTGCTGATTCCGCTCTCGGCGACATTCGTCGAGACGTCGAAGCTCGGGTGGCACGAGTTCTGGCGCGCCGTCCTAACGCCGCGGGCACTCGCGGCGTATGGCCTGAGCTTCGGGGCCGCGCTGATCGCCGCGGCGCTCAACTTTGCGTTCGGCACGCTGGTCGCATGGGTGCTGGTGCGCTACAGTTTTCCGTTCAAACGTATCCTCGACGCGCTCGTCGATCTACCGTTCGCGCTGCCAACCGCGGTGGCGGGAATCGCCCTGACGACGCTCTACGCGCCAAACGGATGGTTCGGATCGCCGCTGGCGTCGGCCGGCGTTCACGTCGCGTTTACGCGTTTGGGCGTAGTCGTCGCTCTGACGTTCGTCGGGCTGCCGTTTGTTGTGCGAACGGTGCAACCAGTCCTCGAAGATCTCGACAAGGAACTGGAAGAAGCCGCCGCTAGCCTCGGCGCCGACCGGTGGCAGACGTTCGCGCGCGTGCTCTATCCCGGGATCTTTCCAGCGGCGCTCACCGGTTTTGCTTTGGCGTTCGCGCGCGGCGTCGGCGAGTACGGTTCCGTAATCTTCATTGCCGGCAATATGCCGATGAGAACCGAGATAGCCCCGCTGCTCATCGTTACAAAGCTCGAGGAGTACGATTACAGCGGGGCGACGGCGATCGCGGTCGTCATGCTGATCGTTTCGTTCGTTTTTCTCCTTGCCATCAACATGATGCAACGATGGAGCACTCGGCGGGAGGGTCGAGAGACCGTCGCTGCTCCCTCGCTTCGGCCGCTCATCGAGGCGCCATAA
- a CDS encoding sulfate ABC transporter substrate-binding protein: MRTSTYIALAALILGAAVSARADAPPATILNVSYDPTRELYDDYNAVFARYWKAKAGQSVTVQQSNGGSGKQARAVIDGLQADVVTLALAYDIDAIADKAKLLPPNWQTRLPDNSTPYTSTIVFLVRQGNPKRIRNWNDLVRSGVGVITPNPKTSGGARWNFLAAWAYALAQRGGNDASAKAFVGKLYQNVPVLDSGARGSTTTFVERGIGDVLIAWESDALLAVNKLGRGRFEIVRPSLSILAEPPVAVVDNVVDKKGTRAIAEAYLHYLYSAAGQDVIARHYFRPRLPSVARRYAGQFPAMRLVTIDRFGGWRRAQETYFADGGVFDQIYQTH, from the coding sequence ATGAGGACTTCCACGTACATCGCGCTGGCGGCGCTAATTCTGGGCGCGGCGGTGTCGGCGCGCGCCGACGCGCCGCCGGCCACAATTCTCAACGTCTCGTACGATCCGACGCGCGAGCTCTACGACGACTATAACGCCGTCTTCGCGCGCTACTGGAAGGCAAAGGCGGGCCAGAGCGTGACCGTCCAGCAGAGCAACGGCGGTTCCGGAAAGCAGGCTCGCGCGGTTATCGATGGCCTCCAAGCGGACGTGGTCACGCTGGCTCTCGCATATGATATCGACGCCATCGCCGACAAGGCGAAGCTGTTGCCGCCGAACTGGCAGACGCGCCTTCCCGACAACAGCACGCCGTACACGTCGACGATTGTCTTTCTCGTGCGCCAGGGCAATCCGAAGCGCATCCGCAATTGGAACGATCTCGTTCGTTCCGGAGTCGGCGTCATTACGCCCAATCCGAAGACGTCGGGCGGCGCACGGTGGAACTTCCTCGCGGCCTGGGCGTACGCGCTCGCGCAGCGCGGCGGTAACGACGCATCAGCCAAGGCGTTCGTCGGCAAGCTATATCAGAACGTCCCCGTGCTCGACTCGGGGGCGCGCGGCTCGACGACGACCTTCGTCGAGCGCGGCATCGGCGACGTCTTGATCGCATGGGAGAGCGACGCGCTGCTCGCGGTCAACAAGCTCGGCCGCGGGCGCTTCGAGATCGTGAGGCCGTCCCTGAGCATTCTGGCCGAGCCGCCCGTCGCCGTCGTCGACAACGTGGTTGACAAGAAGGGGACGCGCGCGATCGCCGAGGCGTACCTGCACTATCTGTACTCGGCCGCTGGTCAGGATGTCATCGCGCGGCATTACTTTCGGCCGAGGCTGCCCTCCGTAGCGCGGCGCTACGCCGGGCAGTTCCCGGCGATGCGGCTCGTGACGATCGACCGGTTCGGCGGTTGGAGGCGGGCACAGGAAACGTATTTCGCTGACGGCGGCGTGTTCGATCAGATTTATCAAACGCATTGA
- a CDS encoding copper amine oxidase N-terminal domain-containing protein yields the protein MKTACARAGLIAALAGAVTIAPALSATTVAQTGSVPPANFGTPPSGQIPILYNDRHVYSRPDVLKQGRVLAALVRGGTILIPLRSMFEQMGATVSYDPSSKTAVVSKSGAEVRVTVGKPEVIINGESRPLDVPPILYQGDVLVPVRVISEGMGAYVQWVPDRRLVVVRYIPATPPPTEAPAPPPPAAVAPLPPPPRTPNPLSIHGFVRSFYFTRQNASNNPGAQFNFTPGAKYSTAGVNQASWNSAVALGGEYDFPGGGWGIGGTYLYANPINGPCVVPANHLKGSPCVSQVPPNTNPDDTLPGFTLSTFYEAYLKYKAYGWDGAMGNITFNSPWANPADSRLKPAAFEGGYLGYTTPGGITVQGADMLAYENRTSSSFGRQTLLTSYPAGNNGLANNIIVPGGTGIFTNGFAMGKLGYANPSGTGLAADGYFYGVSDLVNMWWGDAQYTFPGSWAPFIAVQGGTEQNAGQSYIGKINSQAYGAQIGVTVAKNFQLTAGYDAIPWKTDTINLPNGVTCNNSNYQISAKATLAYFLPLNAAQCFQPHTNGPAQIYYGGWASPYTDNYDSDPLFTTSVSQGMADRRAPGTSWKVGAQYTSTNKKWVFIATDAWYNYGNALAPENTNIWVLDGRYRFSHYSGKGPYHGLVLRYRYIQRSLSNTFCGAAGTTSCAPGAPIGQSEFGGLPLFKYNRAQVEYDF from the coding sequence ATGAAGACTGCTTGTGCTCGAGCGGGACTCATCGCAGCTCTCGCCGGGGCGGTCACGATCGCGCCGGCGCTAAGTGCGACGACCGTGGCGCAGACCGGGTCCGTGCCGCCCGCGAACTTCGGCACTCCGCCCTCGGGGCAGATTCCCATTCTTTATAACGACCGGCACGTCTACTCGCGGCCGGACGTCCTTAAGCAAGGCCGGGTCTTGGCCGCGCTGGTGCGCGGCGGGACGATCCTGATTCCGCTGCGCTCGATGTTCGAGCAGATGGGCGCAACGGTGTCGTACGATCCGTCCAGCAAGACGGCGGTAGTTTCGAAGTCCGGCGCCGAGGTTCGCGTAACCGTCGGCAAGCCGGAGGTCATCATCAACGGCGAGTCGCGTCCACTCGACGTGCCGCCGATTCTTTATCAGGGCGACGTGCTCGTGCCGGTGCGCGTGATTTCCGAAGGCATGGGAGCGTACGTGCAGTGGGTGCCGGATCGCCGGCTGGTGGTCGTGCGCTACATTCCGGCGACGCCCCCGCCGACCGAAGCGCCCGCACCCCCGCCGCCGGCTGCGGTCGCGCCGCTTCCGCCGCCGCCGCGGACGCCCAATCCGCTATCGATTCACGGTTTCGTTCGTTCGTTTTACTTTACGCGTCAGAATGCGTCGAACAATCCGGGAGCCCAGTTCAACTTCACGCCCGGTGCAAAATACAGCACGGCGGGCGTGAATCAGGCGTCTTGGAATAGCGCGGTGGCGCTCGGCGGTGAGTACGACTTCCCGGGTGGCGGTTGGGGCATCGGCGGGACGTACCTGTATGCCAATCCGATCAACGGCCCGTGCGTCGTTCCGGCCAACCACCTCAAGGGCTCGCCGTGCGTCTCGCAGGTTCCTCCGAACACTAATCCGGACGACACGCTGCCCGGATTCACGTTGAGTACGTTCTACGAGGCGTACCTGAAATACAAAGCGTACGGGTGGGACGGCGCGATGGGCAACATCACGTTCAACTCGCCGTGGGCGAACCCGGCGGATTCGCGCTTAAAGCCGGCCGCGTTCGAAGGCGGCTATCTTGGCTACACGACGCCGGGCGGGATCACCGTGCAAGGCGCAGACATGCTGGCGTACGAGAACCGCACGAGCTCGTCATTTGGTCGCCAAACGCTACTGACGAGTTATCCGGCCGGCAACAACGGTCTGGCCAACAATATCATCGTCCCCGGCGGCACGGGGATCTTCACCAACGGTTTCGCGATGGGCAAACTGGGCTATGCCAATCCGTCGGGCACTGGACTCGCGGCCGATGGATACTTTTACGGCGTGAGCGATCTCGTCAATATGTGGTGGGGCGACGCCCAGTACACGTTCCCCGGAAGCTGGGCGCCGTTCATCGCGGTGCAAGGCGGGACCGAGCAAAACGCGGGACAGTCTTACATCGGCAAGATCAATAGCCAAGCGTATGGCGCGCAGATCGGCGTCACCGTGGCGAAGAACTTCCAGCTGACCGCCGGCTACGACGCAATTCCGTGGAAGACGGACACGATCAATCTGCCAAACGGCGTGACCTGCAACAACTCGAACTACCAGATCTCCGCAAAGGCCACGCTGGCCTACTTCCTGCCCCTCAACGCGGCGCAGTGCTTCCAGCCGCATACCAACGGCCCGGCGCAGATCTACTACGGCGGTTGGGCCAGCCCGTATACGGATAACTACGACAGCGATCCCCTCTTCACGACCAGCGTCTCGCAGGGCATGGCCGACCGGCGCGCGCCGGGCACGTCCTGGAAAGTCGGGGCGCAGTACACTTCGACCAACAAGAAGTGGGTCTTTATCGCAACCGACGCGTGGTACAATTACGGCAACGCGCTCGCGCCTGAGAACACCAACATCTGGGTGCTCGACGGACGTTACCGCTTCAGCCACTACTCGGGCAAGGGCCCCTATCATGGCCTCGTGCTGCGCTATCGCTACATCCAGCGCTCGCTGAGCAACACATTCTGCGGCGCGGCCGGCACGACGAGCTGCGCGCCGGGCGCGCCGATCGGGCAATCGGAGTTCGGCGGCCTGCCGCTGTTCAAGTACAACCGCGCGCAGGTCGAGTACGACTTCTAA
- the pstB gene encoding phosphate ABC transporter ATP-binding protein PstB, with protein sequence MSTEDVVSVSIEPKINVENLDVYYGAFHAIRNASLHVPANQVMALIGPSGCGKSTFIRALNRMHDLTPGARVEGRVLLDDQDIYAPDIDPVTVRYRVGMVFQRPNPFPKSIFDNVVYGPRIHGERDTATLKEICERSLRHAALWDEVKDRLDRSALALSGGQQQRLCIARCLAVDPEVILMDEPASALDPIATSKIEDLIGDLKKDYTVVIVTHSMQQAARMSDKTAFFLLGELVETDKTATIFTKPKDKRTEDYITGRYG encoded by the coding sequence GTGAGTACCGAAGACGTGGTTTCGGTTTCGATCGAGCCAAAGATCAACGTCGAAAACCTCGACGTGTATTACGGCGCCTTTCACGCTATCCGTAACGCGTCGCTCCACGTGCCCGCGAATCAAGTGATGGCGCTGATCGGGCCTTCGGGCTGCGGAAAGTCCACGTTCATCCGCGCGCTGAATCGAATGCACGACCTGACGCCGGGAGCTCGCGTGGAAGGGCGCGTGTTGCTGGACGACCAGGACATCTACGCCCCCGACATCGATCCCGTGACGGTCCGCTATCGCGTCGGTATGGTCTTTCAGCGCCCCAACCCGTTTCCGAAGTCAATCTTCGACAACGTCGTATACGGGCCGCGTATCCATGGCGAGCGCGATACGGCCACGCTGAAGGAAATCTGTGAGCGCAGCCTGCGGCACGCCGCGCTCTGGGACGAGGTCAAGGATCGGCTCGACCGCTCCGCGCTGGCGCTCTCGGGCGGCCAGCAGCAGCGGCTCTGCATCGCTCGCTGTCTCGCGGTCGATCCCGAAGTCATCTTGATGGACGAGCCGGCTTCGGCGCTGGACCCGATCGCGACGAGCAAGATCGAAGACCTCATCGGCGACCTCAAGAAGGACTATACCGTCGTCATCGTTACGCACTCGATGCAGCAGGCCGCGCGCATGAGCGACAAGACGGCGTTCTTCCTGCTCGGCGAACTGGTCGAGACCGACAAGACCGCGACGATCTTCACCAAGCCCAAAGACAAGCGCACCGAAGACTACATCACGGGTCGCTACGGCTAG
- a CDS encoding ATP-binding protein, translating to MTPLEWSLFALVAGLAAGLALGRIPRRPATSAESESSEEAAPPPAEPAPLSPDSGFARLVGALPIGVILVNRERRVEFANAAAGTTFGFDSGRATSLHIIEAIHNVELEHRIADALGGEASVAPLILTGAQGQRTYRISVSPLADENGNMPRVVIFSDDQTGLVRLDRARKEFLSNVSHELRTPLSSIKLMLETVLEAPEEEARDLFVPQALAQVDRLTALVGQLLEQARAESGQLKLDLRDVDLEEVARPIVASFEQQAFNKGISLELNPLRPVRVEADPDRLSQIFVNLIDNALRHTSGGGRIRVELDARDSDAVLRVRDTGEGIPYRDLPHIFERFYVVDRSRTRGSSGAGLGLAIVKGIVDAHGGAISAESMLGRGTSFTIRLPIMRIKRP from the coding sequence TTGACCCCTCTCGAGTGGTCGCTTTTCGCGCTGGTAGCCGGGCTCGCCGCGGGACTCGCCCTCGGACGCATTCCCCGCCGCCCGGCGACCTCCGCGGAAAGCGAATCGAGTGAGGAGGCCGCGCCCCCTCCCGCGGAACCGGCCCCGCTTTCGCCCGACAGCGGATTCGCGCGCCTCGTCGGCGCGCTGCCGATCGGCGTCATCTTGGTCAATCGCGAGCGGCGCGTCGAGTTTGCCAATGCGGCGGCTGGGACAACGTTCGGTTTCGATTCGGGCCGCGCGACGAGCCTCCACATCATCGAAGCCATCCATAACGTCGAGTTGGAGCACCGCATCGCCGACGCGTTGGGCGGCGAGGCCTCGGTGGCGCCGCTCATCCTCACGGGCGCGCAGGGCCAGCGAACCTACCGGATCTCGGTGTCGCCGCTCGCCGACGAGAACGGGAATATGCCGCGAGTCGTCATCTTCTCCGACGATCAGACCGGGCTCGTGCGCCTCGACCGGGCGCGCAAAGAGTTTCTTTCCAACGTCTCGCACGAGCTGCGCACGCCCCTTTCGTCGATCAAGCTGATGCTCGAGACTGTGCTCGAGGCTCCCGAAGAGGAGGCGCGCGACCTCTTCGTTCCCCAGGCGCTCGCTCAAGTGGACCGGTTGACCGCGCTCGTCGGTCAGTTGCTCGAACAGGCGCGCGCCGAGTCGGGTCAGCTCAAGCTCGATTTGCGCGACGTCGATCTCGAAGAGGTCGCTCGCCCGATCGTGGCGTCGTTCGAGCAGCAGGCGTTCAACAAGGGCATTTCGCTCGAGCTCAACCCGCTGCGGCCCGTTCGCGTCGAAGCCGATCCCGATCGGCTGTCGCAAATCTTCGTCAATCTTATCGACAACGCGCTGCGCCACACGTCGGGCGGCGGGCGCATCCGCGTGGAGCTCGATGCGCGCGACAGCGACGCGGTGCTGCGCGTCCGCGACACGGGAGAGGGCATCCCGTACCGCGACCTGCCGCACATCTTCGAGCGTTTTTACGTGGTTGATCGCTCGCGCACTCGCGGGAGCAGCGGCGCGGGCCTCGGGCTCGCGATCGTCAAGGGCATTGTCGACGCGCACGGTGGCGCGATTTCGGCTGAGTCGATGCTGGGGAGGGGCACGTCGTTTACGATTCGGCTCCCCATCATGCGCATTAAACGGCCTTAA
- a CDS encoding response regulator transcription factor, protein MTAIKGPEVNKKILVVDDESAILQTLRFNLERSGYAVVTAGDGRSAIAMAQREQPDLVVLDIMLPVLDGVEACKEIRKFSPVPIIMLTAKDQEIDKVLALELGADDYVTKPFALHEFLARVKARLRRQSSLPSGHDEAIALGEIVLDPSRQQLTVRGAEVSLAPKEFGLLRVLMENQGRVVTRQTLLDKVWGYDFEGEQQTVSVHIRWLREKIEEDSRSPRHILTVRSRGYMFKA, encoded by the coding sequence ATGACGGCAATCAAGGGTCCGGAGGTCAACAAGAAGATCCTCGTCGTGGACGACGAGTCCGCGATCCTTCAAACCTTGCGCTTTAATCTCGAGCGCAGCGGTTACGCCGTCGTGACGGCTGGAGACGGCCGTAGCGCGATCGCAATGGCGCAACGCGAGCAGCCGGATCTGGTCGTGCTCGACATCATGTTGCCGGTTCTCGACGGAGTCGAGGCCTGCAAGGAGATCCGCAAGTTCAGCCCGGTGCCAATCATCATGCTGACCGCTAAGGATCAGGAAATCGACAAGGTCCTGGCGCTCGAACTGGGTGCCGACGACTACGTCACCAAGCCGTTCGCCCTGCACGAGTTTCTCGCGCGCGTCAAGGCTCGGTTGCGCCGCCAGAGCTCGCTGCCGTCGGGGCACGACGAAGCCATCGCGCTTGGCGAGATCGTCCTCGATCCGTCGCGGCAGCAGCTTACGGTTCGCGGTGCCGAGGTTTCCCTCGCGCCCAAGGAATTCGGACTGCTCCGCGTGCTGATGGAAAACCAGGGGCGCGTCGTGACGCGCCAGACCCTGCTCGACAAGGTCTGGGGATACGACTTCGAAGGCGAACAGCAAACCGTCAGCGTGCACATTCGCTGGCTGCGCGAGAAGATAGAAGAAGACTCGCGATCGCCGCGGCACATTCTCACGGTTCGCAGCCGCGGCTACATGTTCAAGGCTTGA
- a CDS encoding NAD(P)-dependent oxidoreductase: MIARVGFVGLGAMGEAMARSLRKAGLDVFASVHRHRDALERLRADGVREAADPASLARDAEAVVISVPDAPDVEDVLFAVRGVAAGAKAGLLVIDTSTISPVASRRFAERLAERGIEFVDAPVSGGPARAQDGTLTIMVGASPAAFSRAEPVLRAMGTPHHLGPVGMGETVKLVNQIIIANVMIANVEGLSFAQRAGADLGIVREVLASATASNYLLEEWLPKTWLGGTFSGGFALDLLRKDLAAALDTARAASLPMPATALAHQLYTTRSAEGDGALDYSAIAKAYEWNVGDAAAANDGNQGSGGQQEDPRRGRRVRDPSNLAL; encoded by the coding sequence GTGATTGCCCGGGTCGGGTTCGTCGGGTTGGGCGCGATGGGCGAGGCGATGGCTCGGTCGTTGCGCAAAGCCGGCTTGGATGTGTTCGCGAGCGTGCACCGGCATCGCGACGCGTTGGAGCGGTTGCGCGCCGATGGCGTTCGCGAGGCCGCGGATCCCGCGAGTCTGGCGCGCGACGCCGAGGCCGTCGTTATCTCCGTGCCGGATGCACCCGACGTAGAGGACGTGCTCTTCGCTGTGCGCGGCGTCGCGGCGGGCGCGAAGGCGGGGTTGTTGGTGATCGACACGTCCACGATCTCGCCCGTCGCGTCGCGCCGCTTCGCGGAGCGCCTGGCCGAGCGCGGCATCGAATTCGTGGACGCTCCGGTCAGCGGTGGTCCGGCCCGCGCCCAGGACGGCACGCTGACGATCATGGTGGGCGCCTCGCCCGCGGCGTTTTCGCGCGCCGAACCGGTTTTGCGCGCGATGGGAACTCCGCATCACCTCGGGCCGGTCGGCATGGGCGAGACGGTCAAGCTGGTCAATCAGATCATCATCGCGAACGTCATGATCGCTAACGTGGAGGGCCTCTCGTTCGCACAGCGCGCCGGCGCTGATCTTGGCATTGTGCGCGAGGTACTAGCGTCGGCGACGGCTTCGAACTATCTCCTCGAGGAATGGTTGCCCAAGACGTGGCTGGGCGGGACCTTCAGCGGCGGGTTCGCACTGGATCTGCTCCGCAAGGACCTCGCCGCGGCCCTCGACACGGCTCGTGCCGCGAGCCTTCCGATGCCGGCGACGGCGCTGGCTCACCAACTCTATACCACTCGCTCCGCAGAAGGGGACGGCGCGCTGGATTACAGCGCGATAGCAAAAGCGTATGAATGGAACGTCGGAGATGCGGCCGCCGCGAATGACGGCAATCAAGGGTCCGGAGGTCAACAAGAAGATCCTCGTCGTGGACGACGAGTCCGCGATCCTTCAAACCTTGCGCTTTAA